One window of Hujiaoplasma nucleasis genomic DNA carries:
- a CDS encoding GGDEF domain-containing protein produces MDIIMKNQINITTFIILFFVTLIAFKKLEKTDDLNKAFIRTVIGVILGLFFESLSTFVNGHSHIVYIIINYISSIIIFSLAPMISFSFFIFIFRIVFPDKKLDKSILLIFSLPIVLNVILSFLSPFFGILFSISSQGVYSRGPLFLLSAFSTYLFLLLGDILVLINVKRIIRSDFWLILGIGIVPIIGGVIQSVLYGILTMWSSAGVALFLAYLFLQDRMVHLDSLTGVWNRESFYYKYSRRIQSRPDRDFGAIYLDIDNLKVINDHYGHLEGDNAIKLVLDSIKKILPNESIICRLGGDEFIILIEWTSEKQLTTLLNQIKNKFLQINQSNIKPYLLDCSFGAAIYTNKYISLNAFLSHLDKLMYQEKHLKKQVNS; encoded by the coding sequence ATGGATATCATAATGAAAAATCAAATTAATATTACCACTTTTATTATATTATTTTTTGTGACTCTTATCGCCTTTAAAAAACTTGAAAAAACTGATGATTTAAACAAAGCCTTTATTCGTACAGTTATTGGAGTCATTCTAGGACTTTTTTTTGAAAGTTTAAGTACTTTTGTCAATGGTCATAGTCATATAGTATATATTATTATTAACTATATTTCTTCTATAATAATCTTCTCTTTAGCACCAATGATTTCTTTTTCATTCTTTATCTTTATTTTTAGAATAGTATTTCCAGACAAAAAGTTAGATAAATCAATCTTACTCATCTTTTCTTTACCCATCGTTTTAAATGTAATTTTATCATTTTTATCTCCTTTCTTTGGTATTCTTTTCTCCATTAGTTCTCAAGGAGTATATTCAAGGGGGCCCTTATTCCTGCTTTCAGCCTTCTCAACATACTTATTCCTTTTGCTTGGAGATATTTTAGTCTTAATTAATGTTAAAAGAATCATTCGATCAGATTTTTGGCTTATCTTAGGTATTGGTATCGTACCTATTATAGGAGGTGTCATCCAAAGTGTTTTATATGGTATTCTTACCATGTGGAGTTCTGCCGGTGTTGCTTTATTCTTAGCTTATCTTTTTTTACAAGATAGAATGGTTCATTTAGATTCATTAACAGGTGTGTGGAATAGAGAATCCTTTTATTATAAATACTCTAGAAGAATCCAATCTAGACCTGATAGAGACTTTGGGGCCATCTACTTAGACATTGATAATCTAAAAGTAATCAATGATCACTATGGTCATCTTGAAGGTGATAATGCCATTAAATTAGTCTTGGATTCAATTAAAAAAATCTTGCCTAATGAAAGTATTATCTGTCGATTAGGTGGAGATGAATTCATCATTCTCATCGAATGGACATCTGAAAAACAGCTGACCACCCTATTAAATCAAATAAAAAATAAGTTTTTACAAATTAATCAAAGCAATATAAAACCTTATCTTTTAGATTGTTCTTTTGGAGCCGCCATATATACTAATAAGTATATAAGTCTTAACGCTTTCTTAAGTCATTTAGATAAATTAATGTATCAAGAAAAGCACTTAAAAAAACAAGTAAATTCATAA
- a CDS encoding GGDEF domain-containing protein, which yields MKSKLEIYKDYFFKQDHHITFYFEIDQEPINLQILSGNVTLLGLPNKDNFNLQEIIEHIETINALSEIEGKESFIEDTINAICKMEEEHHFYLPFKLNNQVVWCSIGLERANNNIFGRVNRINYSIPKAIEYYQKAFQDPLTRLFTRETLRMHLSYIKEFDGKYGLYIDIDDFKTVNDSHGHAVGDGLLKAIAQAFIDDWEHNVIYYRLGGDEFFVYVMEHSKAQVCQRANNIIKQIESIEYLGKTYPISASIGIVPIDEETVDYLTLLDLGDQLMYQSKAKGKGQFTMYEIND from the coding sequence ATGAAATCAAAACTTGAAATATATAAAGATTATTTTTTTAAACAAGATCACCATATTACATTTTATTTTGAAATAGATCAAGAACCTATTAATCTTCAAATTCTTTCTGGGAATGTGACCTTATTAGGTTTGCCAAATAAAGACAATTTTAATCTTCAAGAAATTATTGAACATATAGAAACCATAAATGCATTGAGTGAGATAGAAGGTAAAGAAAGCTTTATTGAAGACACTATAAACGCTATTTGTAAGATGGAAGAAGAACATCATTTTTATTTACCTTTCAAATTAAATAATCAAGTCGTATGGTGTTCAATAGGGCTTGAAAGAGCTAATAATAATATATTTGGGAGAGTTAATAGGATAAACTATTCTATTCCTAAGGCCATTGAGTATTACCAAAAAGCTTTTCAAGATCCCCTTACAAGATTATTTACTAGAGAGACCTTAAGAATGCATTTATCTTATATTAAAGAATTTGATGGTAAATATGGTTTATACATTGATATAGATGACTTCAAGACAGTCAATGATTCTCATGGACACGCTGTCGGAGATGGTTTACTAAAAGCAATCGCACAAGCTTTTATAGATGATTGGGAACATAATGTTATCTATTATCGATTGGGTGGCGATGAATTCTTTGTTTATGTAATGGAACATTCTAAAGCTCAAGTCTGTCAAAGGGCAAATAATATCATTAAGCAAATTGAATCAATAGAATATTTGGGAAAAACATATCCTATTAGCGCTTCTATAGGAATTGTACCAATCGATGAAGAAACAGTAGATTATTTAACTTTACTTGATTTAGGAGATCAACTTATGTATCAATCTAAAGCTAAGGGTAAGGGACAATTTACCATGTATGAGATTAATGATTAA
- a CDS encoding DUF4097 family beta strand repeat-containing protein, giving the protein MSKLIKIGLVFLLIGLGIVIAIPLTSNTQVFGMGDENYTLYEQTFKYDDFTDIDFDFDNREVYILESTDNDVHLKYYIHDKDEYSQSMDNNQLSLSISRKWYYNLFSLDIFTNREKYQVHLYIPNISIIESLKIHTSNGKMEMNIDHQFNSISLASSNGDIKVLNIETNTLTLNTSNGDISIKNLLASQEIKIDTSNGKILMDNILSPEITGDTSNGKIEAVNIVSSDISLDTSNGKIYLTVKGIIDDYRVSLSTSNGDKVYNGLKVESGTINSDGGKYISLDSSNGDVEVKFID; this is encoded by the coding sequence ATGAGTAAACTTATTAAAATAGGATTAGTATTTTTATTAATAGGATTAGGGATTGTTATCGCTATTCCATTAACTTCTAACACCCAAGTCTTTGGTATGGGGGATGAAAATTACACTTTATATGAACAAACTTTTAAGTACGATGACTTTACTGATATTGATTTTGATTTTGATAATCGAGAGGTCTATATCTTAGAAAGCACAGACAATGATGTTCACTTAAAGTATTATATCCATGATAAAGATGAATATAGTCAAAGTATGGATAATAATCAATTAAGTTTATCTATTTCAAGAAAATGGTACTATAACTTATTCAGCCTTGATATTTTTACAAATAGAGAAAAATATCAAGTTCATTTGTATATTCCAAACATTTCAATTATAGAAAGCTTAAAAATTCACACGTCTAATGGAAAAATGGAAATGAATATTGATCATCAATTTAATTCTATTTCCTTGGCCAGTTCTAATGGCGATATTAAGGTTTTGAACATTGAAACAAATACACTAACATTAAATACATCCAATGGAGATATCTCCATAAAAAACCTTTTAGCAAGTCAAGAAATTAAGATCGATACTTCCAATGGTAAAATATTAATGGATAATATCCTTTCACCAGAGATTACCGGAGATACTTCCAATGGTAAAATTGAAGCTGTCAATATTGTTTCATCGGATATTTCTTTAGATACATCCAATGGTAAGATTTATTTGACAGTTAAAGGTATCATTGATGATTACCGGGTTTCTTTATCAACTTCAAATGGTGATAAAGTATATAATGGTTTGAAAGTAGAATCTGGAACCATCAATAGCGATGGCGGTAAATATATCTCTTTAGACTCTTCTAATGGAGATGTTGAAGTCAAATTCATCGACTAA
- a CDS encoding DUF1700 domain-containing protein, producing the protein MKRKEFINQLRKELKYYKKIDSEEIIYYYDEMIQDAVDEGQDESLFIKNLGSIDQIIKNMIKDENFIEKVKSSNDNSLSTLLNGSIKVISLIFYYLALFILVIISISISISGFALIFQVLVYLIIDSLSTMDQIVLIGAILIGIGLAIIGIGICKNLLKTSKNIKLFFIRKTKSILRKREVTDYE; encoded by the coding sequence ATGAAAAGAAAAGAGTTTATAAATCAATTAAGAAAAGAATTAAAATATTACAAAAAGATTGACAGTGAGGAAATCATTTACTATTATGATGAAATGATTCAAGATGCAGTTGATGAAGGCCAAGATGAATCATTATTTATAAAAAATTTAGGTTCCATTGATCAGATAATTAAAAATATGATTAAAGATGAAAACTTTATTGAGAAGGTTAAATCATCTAATGATAATTCATTAAGTACTCTACTTAATGGAAGCATTAAAGTAATCAGTCTAATTTTTTATTATCTAGCTTTGTTTATTTTGGTTATTATATCTATATCTATATCAATTTCAGGTTTTGCTTTAATTTTTCAAGTTTTAGTCTATTTGATTATCGATTCATTAAGTACTATGGATCAAATCGTCCTTATAGGAGCCATCTTAATAGGTATAGGTTTAGCAATTATAGGTATTGGAATTTGTAAAAACTTGCTTAAAACAAGCAAAAATATTAAATTGTTTTTTATAAGAAAAACAAAAAGTATTCTTAGAAAAAGAGAGGTCACAGATTATGAGTAA
- a CDS encoding PadR family transcriptional regulator, translating to MDIQLKKGLLDLMVLASIKYNDSYGYKIIQDISSIMDISESTLYPILKRLEKQKLVTTYNTTHNSRIRKYYKINKEGLNKLKESIDDFDEIKRMYEFIKR from the coding sequence GTGGATATTCAACTAAAAAAAGGCTTATTAGATTTGATGGTTTTAGCCTCTATTAAGTACAATGACTCTTATGGTTATAAAATAATTCAAGACATATCTTCCATTATGGATATCAGTGAATCAACCCTATATCCTATATTAAAGAGGTTAGAGAAACAAAAACTTGTAACAACATATAATACAACTCATAATTCTAGGATTAGAAAGTATTATAAAATTAACAAAGAAGGCTTAAACAAACTAAAAGAATCAATTGATGATTTTGATGAAATTAAAAGAATGTATGAATTTATAAAGAGGTAA
- the rluF gene encoding 23S rRNA pseudouridine(2604) synthase RluF: MDKRINKYLSESGYCSRREADRLIEQKKVKINGELAEIGSKVKSSDTVTVHGKTIVNNQDFIYLAFNKPVGITSTTDQSIKGNIVDYINHDQRIFHVGRLDKDSEGLILMTNDGDIVNEILRSENNHEKEYLVTVDKDITQDFLEKMSKGVPILNTVTKTCKVRKINSRTFSIILTEGLNRQIRRMCDYFNYSVQSLKRVRIMHIHLDVPIGTYRELSKKELKILFNTIGRNAND, translated from the coding sequence ATGGATAAAAGAATTAATAAATATCTTAGCGAATCTGGCTATTGTTCAAGAAGAGAAGCAGATCGCTTGATAGAGCAAAAAAAAGTTAAAATTAATGGAGAGTTAGCTGAAATAGGTTCGAAAGTAAAAAGTTCTGATACTGTAACAGTTCATGGAAAAACCATAGTAAATAATCAAGATTTTATTTATTTAGCTTTTAATAAGCCTGTAGGTATTACATCAACGACTGATCAATCTATCAAAGGGAATATTGTTGATTATATTAACCATGATCAAAGAATCTTTCATGTAGGAAGATTAGACAAAGACAGCGAAGGATTAATATTAATGACCAATGATGGTGACATTGTTAATGAAATATTAAGGTCTGAGAATAATCATGAAAAAGAATATCTTGTGACAGTAGACAAAGATATTACTCAGGATTTTTTGGAAAAAATGTCCAAGGGTGTTCCTATCTTAAACACAGTGACAAAAACTTGTAAAGTAAGAAAAATTAATTCAAGAACTTTTTCTATTATTTTAACAGAAGGGCTTAATAGACAAATTAGAAGAATGTGCGACTATTTTAACTATAGTGTACAATCATTAAAAAGAGTTAGAATCATGCATATTCATTTGGATGTTCCTATTGGAACTTATCGGGAACTGAGTAAAAAAGAGTTAAAAATATTATTTAATACTATTGGCAGAAATGCTAATGACTGA
- a CDS encoding peptidylprolyl isomerase: MKKIILLVIILMLTVVGCSGEPTEDLSDLPYYSYLNDDNPVVTINIKDRGKIRIQLFPEVAENTVNNFIKYIEDGDYENSSFHRVIEDFMIQGGKVDNPNCPIRGEFASNGYDNNLSHYRGVISMARTHIKNSATSQFFIVHKNSFSLDGNYASFGGLISGFDILDDLAKVKTNLSEAPIEDIIIESITVDLNTYTYKRVNCAY; this comes from the coding sequence ATGAAAAAAATTATATTATTGGTTATTATATTGATGTTAACCGTGGTCGGATGTTCTGGAGAGCCAACAGAAGATTTGTCAGACTTACCCTACTATAGTTATTTAAATGACGATAATCCTGTGGTAACAATTAATATTAAAGATAGAGGCAAAATTAGAATCCAACTTTTTCCAGAAGTAGCGGAAAATACAGTCAATAATTTTATTAAATACATTGAAGATGGTGATTATGAAAACTCATCATTTCATCGTGTTATTGAGGATTTTATGATTCAAGGTGGTAAGGTAGATAATCCAAACTGTCCTATTAGGGGCGAGTTCGCATCTAATGGATATGACAATAATTTATCACATTATAGAGGCGTTATATCTATGGCTAGAACTCATATTAAAAACTCAGCGACCAGTCAGTTCTTTATTGTCCATAAAAATTCTTTTTCATTAGATGGTAATTATGCATCTTTTGGAGGTTTAATCAGTGGATTTGATATATTAGACGATTTAGCAAAAGTAAAAACAAATCTTTCTGAAGCCCCCATTGAAGACATCATTATTGAGAGTATCACTGTAGATTTAAACACTTACACTTATAAACGTGTAAATTGCGCATATTAG
- a CDS encoding GNAT family N-acetyltransferase yields MIQIRLEEEKDYLLVEKITKEAFDGLHGPGCDEHLIVHKLRKSACFIPNLSYVLEKDGQVIGHIVFSKAKVIGDEEYEVISFGPVSIIKNEQGKGYGTKLIQYGIDQAKQLGYKAIVIYGHPEYYPRFGFVNAEKFQITTKDGQNFNAFMALELYEGALDSIKGKFYEDKVFQVDSSELEAFNLKFL; encoded by the coding sequence ATGATTCAAATCAGGTTAGAAGAAGAAAAAGATTATTTATTGGTTGAAAAAATCACAAAAGAAGCATTTGATGGTTTACATGGACCTGGGTGCGATGAACACTTAATTGTTCATAAATTAAGAAAAAGTGCTTGTTTTATTCCAAATCTATCCTATGTATTAGAAAAAGACGGACAAGTCATTGGACACATCGTTTTTTCAAAAGCAAAGGTGATTGGTGATGAAGAATATGAAGTGATTAGCTTTGGTCCTGTATCAATTATAAAAAATGAACAGGGTAAAGGGTACGGAACTAAGCTTATTCAATATGGGATTGACCAAGCAAAACAGCTTGGTTATAAAGCCATTGTTATTTATGGCCATCCTGAATATTATCCAAGATTTGGTTTTGTTAATGCAGAAAAATTTCAAATAACAACTAAAGATGGACAAAATTTTAATGCCTTTATGGCCTTAGAATTATATGAAGGTGCACTTGATTCAATCAAAGGTAAGTTCTATGAAGATAAAGTTTTCCAGGTTGATTCAAGCGAGTTAGAAGCTTTTAATCTAAAATTTCTTTAA
- a CDS encoding transposase zinc-binding domain-containing protein, producing the protein MQLLTAAKAGKHVYENTIHKIGNAPFARELRHKYTIKDIFVRYWYKFLEMYAHIDIRDSIINNVNRMIACKDFSYGYVFYECPNCDHYHISGLSCHSRFCASCGKIYRERRANEIAKKCLNVPHRQFVFSIAEKLRIYFRLYRDLYHELFKAVDDVFVYLIQGKSKIAKNDDRELGYISFLHTFGRDLKFNPHILSLLCRLFLFISLLYFLNTISF; encoded by the coding sequence TTGCAGCTGCTTACAGCTGCTAAAGCTGGTAAACATGTTTATGAAAACACCATTCATAAGATAGGCAATGCGCCTTTTGCTAGAGAACTAAGACATAAATACACCATTAAAGATATTTTTGTAAGATACTGGTATAAATTTCTTGAAATGTATGCACATATTGACATTAGAGATTCTATCATTAATAATGTTAATCGGATGATTGCTTGTAAAGATTTTTCTTATGGCTATGTCTTTTATGAATGTCCTAATTGTGATCATTACCATATATCTGGTTTATCTTGTCATTCAAGGTTTTGTGCTTCTTGTGGTAAGATATATAGAGAAAGACGTGCCAATGAAATTGCTAAAAAATGTTTGAATGTACCACACAGACAGTTTGTCTTCTCTATCGCTGAAAAATTAAGAATTTATTTTAGACTTTATAGAGATCTTTATCATGAACTATTCAAAGCGGTAGATGATGTTTTTGTTTATCTTATTCAGGGTAAATCCAAAATAGCTAAAAATGATGATAGAGAATTAGGTTATATATCTTTCTTACACACTTTTGGTAGAGATTTAAAATTTAATCCTCATATACTTAGCCTACTCTGTAGGCTTTTTCTATTTATATCACTACTTTATTTTTTAAATACAATTTCCTTTTAA
- a CDS encoding ABC transporter permease produces the protein MAFFISQAMFFIIPLLIVALAGMFSEKSGTVNIALEGLMVIGAFVGTFFVNRMQAIGFLDGAPQFLLIISLLLAGIGGAVFSALLGFLAINMRANQVIGGTALNLLAGALAIFLARQLQENNAVQISYNKEVFRLKSGFLEDIFPNINYIFFDQAYITLYIGIIILIISTIVIYKTKFGLRLSACGEHPEAAQSVGINVYRYRWTGVIISGFLGGLGGLVYALPISVSFEGTVAGYGFLALAVLIFGQWKPMRILLAAIFFGMFKALSVTFFSFDWISNLIEQYESVIPFGTIFRILPYLATMVVLAISSKKSKAPKASGIPFNFKGN, from the coding sequence ATGGCATTTTTTATTTCACAAGCAATGTTCTTTATCATCCCATTATTAATTGTAGCACTGGCTGGTATGTTTTCTGAAAAATCAGGAACTGTCAATATCGCCTTAGAAGGCTTAATGGTTATTGGAGCCTTCGTTGGTACTTTCTTTGTAAATAGAATGCAAGCTATTGGTTTCCTTGACGGTGCACCACAATTCCTACTAATCATATCACTATTATTAGCTGGTATTGGTGGGGCAGTATTCTCAGCATTATTAGGTTTCTTAGCCATTAATATGCGAGCCAATCAAGTTATTGGTGGTACAGCGCTTAATTTACTTGCTGGAGCACTTGCAATTTTCCTTGCTAGACAATTACAAGAAAATAACGCTGTTCAAATTTCTTATAACAAAGAAGTCTTTAGATTAAAATCTGGTTTTCTTGAGGATATCTTTCCTAATATAAATTATATTTTCTTTGATCAGGCTTATATAACACTATATATAGGTATTATTATTTTAATTATCTCTACCATTGTTATTTATAAGACTAAATTCGGATTAAGATTATCTGCTTGTGGTGAACATCCTGAAGCAGCACAATCCGTTGGTATAAATGTTTATAGATATCGATGGACTGGTGTTATTATCTCTGGTTTCTTAGGAGGCTTGGGTGGTTTAGTATACGCCTTACCAATCTCTGTAAGTTTTGAAGGTACAGTTGCTGGATATGGTTTCTTAGCTTTAGCGGTTTTAATCTTTGGTCAATGGAAACCTATGAGAATCTTGCTTGCAGCAATATTCTTTGGAATGTTTAAGGCTTTATCTGTAACATTCTTCTCTTTCGATTGGATTAGTAATTTAATTGAACAATATGAATCAGTTATACCATTTGGAACAATCTTTAGAATTTTACCTTACTTAGCAACCATGGTAGTTCTTGCTATATCATCAAAAAAATCCAAAGCTCCGAAAGCTTCTGGTATTCCATTTAATTTTAAAGGAAATTAA
- a CDS encoding ABC transporter permease yields the protein MNKTYENLVSFLKKAKDKTKVYYKKLRSNDSFNAITGAILAIFIGLLFGVILMVIINPDNAREGISRLFKGYLNDPRGGSIGFAKMLTSATPIIFTGLAVAFAFKTGLFNIGASGQYTVGLFAAALVGILGDKLNSFQWIVAVLAGMASGFIWGAIPGIFKAKYNVHEVITSIMFNYVAMYVVNGLLNSDYLKTKVINGTTNRTIAVDQNARTSYGFFDTMFPNSGLDISIFIALGTAILIYFILNKTVFGRELKSVGLNRDAAKYAGVNEKKSIILSMAISGMLAGLGGALFILGPSVYNLGNVYAVENVIAGAGFDGIPVALLASSNPIGVIFSTMFVAYIEIAGGPMQSVGFVKEIVDIIIAVILYFSAFALIMTQNLDKIGTIFKKVKFKKKKKDDINHLETKAGEN from the coding sequence ATGAATAAAACATATGAAAATCTTGTCTCTTTTCTTAAAAAAGCTAAAGATAAAACTAAGGTATATTATAAAAAATTAAGAAGTAATGATAGTTTTAATGCTATTACAGGAGCTATATTAGCTATCTTCATTGGTTTACTATTCGGTGTTATCCTTATGGTGATTATCAATCCAGATAATGCTAGAGAAGGAATTTCTAGGCTTTTTAAAGGTTATTTAAATGACCCAAGAGGTGGGTCTATTGGTTTTGCTAAAATGCTTACTAGTGCTACTCCGATTATTTTTACTGGTTTAGCTGTTGCCTTTGCTTTTAAAACCGGTTTATTTAATATCGGTGCTAGCGGCCAATATACTGTAGGTTTATTCGCTGCAGCTTTGGTAGGAATCCTTGGTGATAAATTAAATTCTTTCCAATGGATTGTTGCTGTTTTAGCAGGTATGGCTTCAGGATTTATTTGGGGTGCTATCCCGGGTATTTTTAAAGCCAAATATAATGTTCACGAAGTTATTACTTCAATTATGTTTAATTACGTTGCCATGTATGTTGTTAATGGTTTATTAAACTCTGACTATTTGAAAACAAAAGTCATTAATGGAACCACCAATAGAACAATCGCTGTTGATCAAAACGCTAGAACATCATATGGTTTTTTTGATACTATGTTCCCTAATAGTGGTCTTGATATTTCTATTTTTATCGCTTTAGGTACTGCTATTTTAATTTACTTTATCTTAAACAAAACTGTTTTTGGTCGTGAACTTAAAAGTGTTGGTTTAAATCGTGATGCTGCAAAATACGCTGGTGTTAACGAGAAAAAAAGTATAATCTTATCTATGGCTATTTCAGGTATGTTGGCTGGTTTAGGTGGCGCTTTGTTTATCCTTGGACCAAGCGTTTATAATTTAGGTAATGTTTACGCTGTAGAAAATGTCATTGCTGGTGCCGGATTTGATGGTATTCCTGTTGCTTTATTGGCTTCATCTAATCCAATTGGTGTTATCTTCTCAACCATGTTTGTTGCTTATATTGAAATTGCTGGTGGACCAATGCAAAGTGTTGGTTTTGTCAAAGAAATCGTAGATATAATCATTGCTGTAATCTTATATTTCAGTGCCTTCGCTTTAATCATGACACAAAATCTTGATAAGATTGGTACCATCTTTAAAAAAGTTAAATTCAAGAAAAAGAAAAAAGATGATATTAATCATCTTGAAACAAAGGCGGGTGAAAACTAA
- a CDS encoding ABC transporter ATP-binding protein, which produces MQNILEMRDISKQFPGILANDHVNFNLKKGEIHALLGENGAGKSTLMSILFGIYLPTSGQIFKNGEAIAIKNPNDANDLGIGMVHQHFKLVEVFSILDNIIMGVEPNKAGFLKRDLAREEIEKICKQYDLWVDLDSKIQDVSVNMQQRTEILKMLYRHNEILIFDEPTAVLTPQEITQLMQTMKNLRKEGKSIIFITHKLDEIMEVCDRVTVLRRGKVIGTVDTKDTSKEDLSKMMVGRDVIFNIEKKAKKVGDIVLEVNDLTVVSPRTKKNVVDNVSFRVREGEIVCIAGVDGNGQSELGQVLSGLIKADSGQIILNKTDITHKSIRFRNDNGMSHIPEDRHKHGLVLADSLANNLALKKYHLEPFQKHGFIQKKPIIDLAKQLIENFDVRSGEGYKSRMATLSGGNQQKAIIAREINKDSSLLLSIQTVRGLDVGAVEFSHNKIIEERDKGKAVLLISFELDEVMNVSDRILVMHDGQIVKNVMAKDIDIEELGLYMAGSKKDIVYPDKLSTPQSKKDKKEA; this is translated from the coding sequence ATGCAAAATATACTTGAAATGCGTGATATAAGTAAACAGTTTCCGGGAATATTAGCCAATGACCATGTTAACTTCAATCTGAAAAAGGGAGAAATTCATGCTTTATTAGGTGAAAACGGTGCTGGTAAATCGACACTGATGAGTATTTTGTTTGGAATTTATTTACCAACAAGTGGTCAAATATTTAAGAATGGTGAGGCTATCGCTATTAAAAATCCTAATGATGCTAATGATTTAGGAATCGGTATGGTTCATCAACATTTTAAACTTGTTGAAGTATTTTCGATTCTCGATAACATCATTATGGGTGTTGAACCCAACAAAGCTGGATTTTTAAAAAGAGATCTAGCTAGAGAAGAAATAGAAAAAATCTGTAAACAATATGACTTATGGGTTGATCTAGACTCAAAAATTCAAGATGTTTCAGTGAATATGCAACAAAGAACTGAAATTCTTAAAATGTTGTATCGACACAATGAAATTTTAATTTTTGATGAACCAACTGCTGTCCTTACTCCTCAAGAAATTACTCAACTCATGCAAACGATGAAAAATCTTAGAAAAGAAGGCAAATCTATTATTTTTATCACCCATAAATTAGATGAGATTATGGAAGTTTGTGATAGAGTTACAGTTCTTAGACGTGGTAAAGTCATTGGAACAGTGGATACAAAAGACACTAGCAAAGAAGACTTATCTAAAATGATGGTTGGACGCGATGTTATTTTCAACATCGAGAAAAAAGCAAAAAAAGTTGGCGATATAGTTCTTGAAGTTAATGATTTAACAGTTGTATCACCTAGAACTAAGAAAAATGTTGTTGATAATGTTTCTTTTAGGGTTAGAGAAGGAGAGATTGTTTGTATTGCCGGTGTTGACGGTAATGGACAATCTGAATTAGGTCAAGTTTTATCAGGCTTAATCAAAGCTGATTCAGGACAAATCATCCTCAACAAGACTGATATTACACATAAATCTATTCGCTTTAGAAACGACAATGGTATGAGTCATATTCCTGAAGACAGACATAAGCATGGTCTGGTATTGGCTGACTCACTAGCTAATAATCTAGCTTTAAAAAAATATCATCTAGAGCCTTTCCAAAAACACGGCTTTATTCAAAAGAAACCTATCATTGATTTAGCAAAACAACTCATAGAAAATTTTGATGTAAGAAGTGGTGAAGGTTATAAATCAAGAATGGCTACTTTATCTGGTGGTAACCAACAAAAAGCCATCATTGCTAGAGAGATAAATAAGGATTCATCTCTTCTCCTCTCTATTCAAACAGTAAGAGGTTTAGATGTAGGAGCTGTAGAGTTCTCTCATAATAAAATTATTGAAGAAAGAGATAAAGGAAAAGCTGTATTATTAATCTCTTTTGAGTTAGATGAAGTTATGAATGTCAGTGATCGTATCTTAGTTATGCATGATGGTCAAATCGTAAAAAACGTGATGGCAAAAGACATTGATATTGAAGAACTTGGTCTTTATATGGCTGGGTCAAAAAAAGATATCGTCTACCCTGATAAATTATCTACGCCACAAAGTAAGAAAGATAAGAAGGAGGCATAG